One Acidimicrobiia bacterium DNA segment encodes these proteins:
- a CDS encoding non-heme iron oxygenase ferredoxin subunit produces the protein MAEVRACAVTDVKPGTAHRVDVDGHCVAVVRLPALTPGAPDDWYAIDDTCSHADYSLSEGDVWEEEREIECPKHGSTFSLLTGEPQTLPATKPVPVYGVRVDGDDVYLELP, from the coding sequence GTGGCTGAGGTGCGGGCGTGCGCCGTCACCGACGTCAAGCCGGGCACCGCCCACCGCGTCGACGTCGACGGCCACTGCGTCGCCGTCGTGCGCCTCCCCGCCCTGACGCCGGGCGCGCCCGACGACTGGTACGCGATCGACGACACCTGCTCCCACGCCGACTACTCGCTCAGCGAGGGGGACGTGTGGGAGGAGGAGCGGGAGATCGAGTGCCCGAAGCACGGCTCGACCTTCTCGCTCCTGACCGGCGAGCCGCAGACGCTGCCGGCGACGAAGCCGGTCCCCGTGTACGGCGTGCGCGTCGACGGGGACGACGTCTATTTGGAGCTGCCGTGA
- the sufC gene encoding Fe-S cluster assembly ATPase SufC → MTSRLVVAGLRASVDGVEVLRGVDLEVAAGEVHALMGPNGSGKSTLAHVLMGRPDYEVTAGSVALDGTELLGLPTWRRAELGLFLAMQYPVAVPGVPVGALLGAAVQARGQDSRPVEAAVRREATRLAVPDEFLERGVNDEFSGGEQKRMETLQLAVLRPRIAILDELDSGLDVDALSDLARRVAGLTREAQVGVLAITHYARLLQVLRPDRVHVLLAGRVVTSGGPELADRLEAVGYEGLAAELGVDELAIGAPEPVDPFAEPGF, encoded by the coding sequence GTGACGAGCCGCCTCGTCGTCGCGGGGTTGCGGGCGTCGGTCGACGGCGTCGAGGTGCTCCGCGGCGTGGACCTCGAGGTCGCCGCCGGTGAGGTCCACGCGCTCATGGGCCCGAACGGGTCGGGGAAGTCCACGCTCGCGCACGTGCTGATGGGACGACCCGACTACGAGGTCACCGCCGGGTCGGTCGCCCTCGACGGCACCGAGCTGCTGGGCCTGCCGACGTGGCGACGAGCCGAGCTCGGCCTCTTCCTCGCCATGCAGTACCCGGTGGCGGTGCCCGGCGTGCCCGTCGGCGCCCTGCTCGGCGCCGCGGTCCAAGCCCGAGGCCAAGACTCGCGGCCGGTGGAGGCGGCGGTCCGGCGGGAAGCGACCCGCCTCGCCGTGCCCGACGAGTTCCTCGAGCGCGGCGTGAACGACGAGTTCTCGGGCGGGGAGCAGAAGCGCATGGAGACGCTGCAGCTGGCCGTGCTGCGACCGCGGATCGCGATCCTCGACGAGCTGGATTCCGGCCTCGACGTGGATGCCCTGTCCGACCTCGCCCGTCGGGTCGCCGGGCTGACGCGCGAGGCCCAGGTCGGGGTGCTGGCGATCACGCACTACGCCCGGCTGCTCCAGGTGCTGCGGCCGGACCGGGTTCACGTGCTCCTGGCCGGCCGGGTGGTGACGAGCGGCGGACCGGAGCTGGCCGACCGGCTCGAGGCGGTCGGCTACGAGGGTCTGGCCGCCGAGCTCGGCGTCGACGAGCTGGCGATCGGGGCGCCGGAGCCGGTCGACCCCTTCGCCGAGCCCGGGTTCTGA